Part of the Corynebacterium canis genome is shown below.
CGCTGGATAATCAACAGGCCATCGATCTGCTGATCAAGCAGCTGAAGAAGACCAAGTCCAATGGTGAGTTCTTGATGCAGGTTGCGTCGTCCGCGCCGATGGCTGGCGTGACGGAGGAGGACTTCTCCTAATGGCAAAGCAGGTTTCGGTCGTCGACGATATTCTCGCGGAATATCAGGGCCTGGAGATGCAGCTCAGCGACCCTGAATTGCATAATGATGTGGCCCGCGCGCGCAAGGTGGGCAAGCGCTATTCGGAGCTGCAGCCGATTATCAAGGTGCACACGGAGCTGACCCAGGTGCGCGCGGATCTTGCGGACGCCCGCGAAATGGCGCACGAGGATCACGATTTCGTGTCCGAGGTGGAGCGCCTTGCCGCCCGCGAGGTGGAGTTGGAGGAGCAGCTGGCCGACCTGCTGGCCCCGCGCGACCCGCACGACGGCGACGATATTGTCATGGAGATCAAGTCCGGCGCCGGCGGCGAGGAGGCCGCCCTGTTCGCCGCGGAAATCGCACGCATGTATCAGCGTTTCGCGGAGAAGAACGGTTTTACCTGCGAGGTGCTGGGCGTGTCCGAGTCGGATCTGGGCGGCGTCAAGGACCTGACCATGTCTATCCGTTCCAAGCAGCCCTCGCGCGATGGCGCGTGGAGCGTGTTTAAGTTCGAGGGCGGCGTGCACCGCGTGCAGCGGGTTCCGGTAACGGAGTCCCAGGGCCGCATCCAAACCTCCGCGGCCGGGGTGCTGGTGTACCCGGAGCCGGACGAGGTGGAGGCCGTGGAGATCGACGATAAGGATCTGCGCATCGATGTGTACCGTTCTTCCGGCAAGGGCGGCCAGGGCGTGAATACCACGGATTCCGCGGTGCGGATTACGCACCTGCCCACGGGCATTGTGGTGACGTGTCAGAAGGAACGTTCGCAGATTCAGAACAAGGCCCGGGCGATGCAGGTATTGGCCGCGCGCTTGCAGCAATTGGCCGAGGAGGCCGCGGACGCGGAGGCTGCGGAGGGCCGCGCCGCCCAGATTCGCACCTTGGACCGTTCGGAGCGCATCCGTACCTATAATTGGCCGGAGAATCGCATCAGCGATCATCGCATTGGTTATAAAGCCAATAACCTTGACACCGTGCTCAATGGGGAGCTTGGGGACCTGTTTGCCGCGCTGCAGGCCGCCGATCGCGCAGCCCGCTTGGAAGCTGAGTGACCTCCGTAGCCGAAAGCGTCTCCGCGGCCGCCGCCACATTAGCCAGCGCTGGGGTGGCGTCGCCGCTTGTCGACGCCCGCCTGCTCGCCGCCCATGTCCTCGCTTGCGCGCCGCTTGAACTGATGTTCCACGAGGGCGATATGCCGGAGGAGTTCTTTGCCTTGGTGCAACGCCGCGCCGCGCGGGAGCCCCTGCAGCATATTACGGGTGTGGCGCCGTTTGGCCCGCTGGATTTGGCCGTGGGCCCCGGGGTGTTTATTCCACGTCCGGAGACGGAATTGCTGGCGCAGTGGGCGGTGGATGAGCTGCGCGGCGTCGAAAAGCCGCAGGTGGTGGATTTGTGCACGGGTTCCGGCGCGCTGGCGGTGTTT
Proteins encoded:
- the prfA gene encoding peptide chain release factor 1, whose protein sequence is MAKQVSVVDDILAEYQGLEMQLSDPELHNDVARARKVGKRYSELQPIIKVHTELTQVRADLADAREMAHEDHDFVSEVERLAAREVELEEQLADLLAPRDPHDGDDIVMEIKSGAGGEEAALFAAEIARMYQRFAEKNGFTCEVLGVSESDLGGVKDLTMSIRSKQPSRDGAWSVFKFEGGVHRVQRVPVTESQGRIQTSAAGVLVYPEPDEVEAVEIDDKDLRIDVYRSSGKGGQGVNTTDSAVRITHLPTGIVVTCQKERSQIQNKARAMQVLAARLQQLAEEAADAEAAEGRAAQIRTLDRSERIRTYNWPENRISDHRIGYKANNLDTVLNGELGDLFAALQAADRAARLEAE